A single genomic interval of Candidatus Bathyarchaeota archaeon harbors:
- a CDS encoding flavodoxin family protein — translation MAKVIVIYESKYGNTKLVAEEIVEGIRKVEGIEVALSELKEVDLDKILDYHAILIGSPNHYGGPTKGVKAFIDRLGKLDLKGKLFAAFDTYLGKKSGYFFEKAVKKMEKRIKEKVPESKLLVHGLSIKVQGMKGPILEEEFPRCKEFGNKIAAQLET, via the coding sequence TTGGCGAAAGTCATCGTTATTTACGAATCGAAATATGGTAACACCAAACTTGTAGCGGAAGAAATCGTTGAAGGAATAAGAAAAGTTGAAGGAATAGAAGTTGCCCTCAGTGAGCTCAAAGAGGTTGACCTCGACAAGATCCTTGATTACCATGCGATTTTGATTGGTTCTCCGAACCATTATGGCGGACCAACTAAGGGGGTAAAGGCGTTTATCGACAGGCTTGGGAAACTCGACTTGAAGGGAAAACTGTTTGCTGCTTTTGACACATACCTTGGGAAAAAAAGTGGCTACTTCTTCGAAAAGGCGGTGAAGAAAATGGAGAAAAGAATAAAGGAAAAGGTCCCTGAATCCAAACTGCTGGTTCATGGGCTGTCAATAAAAGTTCAAGGAATGAAGGGGCCGATTCTAGAGGAAGAGTTTCCTAGATGCAAAGAGTTTGGAAACAAAATAGCGGCTCAATTGGA